The proteins below come from a single Chryseobacterium bernardetii genomic window:
- a CDS encoding OstA-like protein has translation MRIILFLFIFISTLGFAQDKTPVKRDPYLQTSSPAKPQPLKPEDKIKLINADKIIKDPTKYNGNQYFVGNVQIEQKGSILTADEVVLYSEENFAKAIGNTKLQNADGSVITAGEMEYDGNIQKGVARKNVVLTDPKQTIKTDVLYYDKLSSQAYFNTGGTISDSQGNVMYTKSATYFLDTKMIDFVGNVKIDNAQYIIEGVNIKQNQNTKVAEFFGPTTITNRANPKNRVYTERGTYRMETKEAFLNKNSKIFYNDKILTGDDMYFNQITGFGKATGNVKLDDPKERRYVKGGYGEIFEKKDSSMITKNPYAVKIMEKDTAYFAAEKIITYQRPDSLDIRIKKSFLRAYRKARIYKSNAQGRADSIAFNETDGVMHMYTKPILWSGEKQVTGDKVEAYFNTQNENIDSLKVIGNAFAISKVDSLNLKDEFNQVKGKFMTVYYQGNDIKEARVVGNAQSIAYVDDVNKETKKPERIGITLSACGIIGALFEERALQIISCSIGATSDTYPMSKIEPSKRKFPDFNWNTKDRIRKWQDILVDSPNYEEIKYTSDNELYDKAQEAIEKEQAKEEAKKPKRVRK, from the coding sequence ATGAGAATAATCCTTTTTCTGTTTATCTTTATTTCTACGCTTGGTTTTGCGCAGGATAAAACTCCTGTGAAGAGAGATCCTTATTTACAGACTTCTTCACCTGCAAAACCGCAGCCACTGAAACCTGAAGATAAAATAAAACTTATCAACGCAGATAAAATTATTAAAGATCCCACAAAATATAATGGTAACCAGTATTTTGTAGGAAATGTTCAGATAGAGCAGAAGGGATCTATACTTACGGCAGATGAAGTTGTTCTTTATAGTGAAGAAAACTTTGCCAAAGCCATTGGAAATACAAAACTTCAAAATGCCGATGGATCTGTTATTACAGCAGGAGAAATGGAATATGATGGAAATATCCAAAAAGGTGTTGCCAGAAAGAATGTTGTTCTTACGGATCCTAAACAGACCATTAAAACAGATGTTCTGTATTATGATAAACTGTCGAGTCAGGCCTATTTTAATACAGGAGGAACTATTTCCGACAGTCAGGGAAATGTAATGTATACCAAGTCTGCTACCTATTTTCTGGATACTAAAATGATTGACTTTGTTGGGAATGTTAAAATAGATAATGCCCAATACATTATAGAAGGAGTTAATATCAAACAAAATCAGAATACCAAAGTAGCTGAGTTTTTCGGGCCTACCACTATTACCAACAGAGCTAACCCTAAAAACAGGGTTTATACAGAAAGAGGAACCTACAGAATGGAAACCAAAGAAGCCTTTCTGAATAAGAATTCCAAGATCTTTTATAATGATAAAATCCTTACAGGTGATGATATGTATTTTAATCAGATTACAGGTTTTGGAAAAGCAACCGGTAACGTAAAGCTGGATGACCCCAAAGAAAGAAGATATGTAAAAGGAGGATATGGTGAAATCTTTGAGAAGAAAGACTCTTCAATGATAACCAAAAATCCCTATGCTGTTAAAATTATGGAAAAAGATACCGCATATTTTGCAGCAGAGAAAATCATTACTTACCAAAGACCGGATTCTCTTGATATCAGGATAAAGAAAAGCTTTTTAAGAGCCTATAGAAAAGCAAGAATATACAAATCCAATGCACAGGGAAGAGCAGACTCCATTGCTTTTAATGAAACAGATGGTGTTATGCACATGTATACAAAACCTATTTTATGGAGTGGCGAAAAACAGGTGACAGGAGATAAAGTTGAAGCCTATTTTAATACCCAGAATGAGAATATAGACTCTTTAAAAGTGATCGGAAATGCTTTCGCTATCAGTAAAGTAGATTCTTTAAACCTGAAAGATGAATTCAATCAGGTGAAAGGTAAATTTATGACGGTTTACTATCAGGGGAATGATATAAAAGAGGCCAGAGTAGTTGGAAATGCGCAGTCTATTGCTTATGTGGATGATGTAAATAAAGAGACCAAAAAACCGGAACGAATAGGAATTACACTTTCTGCCTGTGGTATCATTGGCGCTTTATTTGAAGAAAGAGCTTTGCAGATCATTTCCTGTAGTATTGGCGCTACCTCTGATACTTATCCGATGAGTAAAATTGAACCATCAAAAAGAAAGTTTCCTGATTTCAACTGGAATACCAAAGACCGGATCAGGAAATGGCAGGATATATTGGTAGATAGTCCTAATTATGAAGAAATTAAATATACTTCAGACAATGAACTTTACGATAAAGCCCAGGAAGCTATAGAAAAAGAACAGGCTAAAGAAGAGGCTAAAAAACCAAAAAGAGTAAGAAAATAA
- a CDS encoding Fur family transcriptional regulator, whose product MDTVQKEKNIALIKDVLRNYLLEKGFRNTPERYTILEEIYNMDHHFNVDDLYLLMMQKKYHVSKATIYNTIEIFLDAGLIRKHQFGEKTLTSSSYEKSYFDKQHDHLVIYKKDSDKEIEEIIEFCDPRIQGIKEAIEEAFGVKIDSHSLYFYGTKND is encoded by the coding sequence ATGGATACAGTACAAAAAGAAAAAAATATAGCTTTAATCAAGGATGTTTTAAGAAACTACTTACTAGAAAAAGGGTTTAGAAACACTCCTGAAAGATATACGATATTAGAAGAAATTTATAATATGGATCATCACTTCAATGTTGATGATCTGTATCTTCTGATGATGCAGAAGAAATATCATGTCTCTAAAGCAACTATTTATAACACAATTGAAATTTTCCTTGATGCGGGTTTAATCCGTAAGCATCAGTTCGGGGAAAAGACGTTGACTTCTTCATCTTATGAAAAGTCTTATTTTGACAAACAGCATGACCACCTGGTGATCTACAAAAAAGACTCTGATAAAGAAATTGAAGAAATTATTGAATTCTGTGACCCAAGAATTCAAGGAATCAAAGAAGCCATTGAAGAAGCATTTGGCGTAAAAATTGATTCTCATTCGCTATATTTCTATGGCACTAAGAATGACTAA
- a CDS encoding KUP/HAK/KT family potassium transporter, translating to MAEVTEDGYHFDIKKLSFIGVLVSLGIVFGDIGTSPLYVMKAIVNARSQGSNMPFNEYIEGALSCIIWTLTLQTTIKYVIIALRADNKGEGGILALFSLVRNLKKGWLYLIAIIGAAALIADGVITPSLTVMSAIEGLEIYNPHTPVVPITIGILIAIFVVQQFGTSFIGKFFGPVMVVWFLVLGGLGVMHLSENFEILRSFNPYYAYKLIANSPSAIVILGAVFLCTTGAEALYSDLGHCGAKNIRVSWAFVKIMLILNYLGQGAWLLSNYNKPGFSVVNPFFGIMQEWMIIPGVILATAAAIIASQALITGSFTIFSEAMSLNLWPNQKIDYPSGVKGQMYIPRINWGLLILCIIVVLHFKESGKMEAAYGLSITVTMLMTTVLLVFWLLKHRVSKILILFFALVYMAIELGFFSANIIKFMEGGWITVVLAGSIGVSMYAWYNGRLIKTRFIQFVKIEKYVSILKDMKLDESIPKYATNLAYLSRAKRNDEVESKIIYSIIKKQPKRADHYFILSIVNQEDPYTFKYTVDEILPGTVYKINFLLGFKVDRRINDYFNMVLKDLMADGTIPSRSSHPSLRAHDIPPDLKYVIIDNTYINDILLTVKQKITLNIYNFVKYIGSDDFKAWGVSSHNVEVESAPITELTVYDNKIEQSGYFRHNS from the coding sequence ATGGCAGAAGTTACAGAAGATGGCTACCACTTTGACATAAAGAAACTTTCTTTTATAGGAGTTTTAGTGTCTCTAGGAATTGTTTTTGGAGATATTGGTACCTCTCCGCTTTACGTAATGAAAGCAATTGTGAATGCACGGTCCCAAGGGAGCAATATGCCTTTTAATGAATACATAGAAGGAGCTCTTTCCTGTATTATTTGGACCCTCACCCTGCAGACTACAATAAAATATGTGATCATTGCTTTGAGAGCAGATAACAAAGGGGAAGGAGGAATTCTTGCCTTATTTTCACTGGTAAGAAACCTTAAGAAAGGTTGGCTGTATCTCATTGCAATTATTGGTGCTGCTGCCCTTATTGCAGACGGTGTAATTACACCATCACTTACCGTAATGTCAGCTATTGAAGGTCTTGAGATTTATAATCCACATACCCCTGTTGTTCCTATAACTATCGGAATTCTGATTGCCATTTTTGTGGTACAGCAATTCGGAACCAGCTTTATCGGGAAGTTTTTTGGCCCGGTGATGGTGGTTTGGTTTTTAGTATTGGGAGGTCTGGGAGTGATGCATTTGAGTGAAAATTTTGAGATCTTAAGATCTTTCAACCCTTATTATGCTTATAAACTTATTGCTAATTCTCCGAGTGCGATTGTTATTTTAGGAGCTGTTTTCCTTTGTACTACCGGGGCAGAAGCACTGTATTCTGATTTAGGACACTGCGGGGCTAAAAACATCAGAGTGAGCTGGGCATTCGTTAAGATTATGCTTATTCTAAACTATCTTGGGCAGGGAGCATGGCTTTTAAGCAATTATAATAAACCCGGATTCTCCGTAGTAAACCCATTCTTTGGTATCATGCAGGAATGGATGATTATTCCAGGGGTAATTCTGGCAACAGCTGCAGCCATTATTGCCAGCCAGGCATTAATTACAGGTTCTTTCACCATATTCTCAGAAGCAATGTCTCTTAACCTTTGGCCAAATCAGAAAATTGATTATCCTTCCGGTGTAAAAGGGCAGATGTATATTCCAAGAATCAACTGGGGACTTCTTATCCTATGCATCATTGTTGTGTTGCACTTCAAAGAATCAGGGAAAATGGAAGCGGCTTACGGGCTTTCCATTACAGTGACGATGTTAATGACAACCGTTCTATTAGTATTCTGGTTACTGAAACACAGGGTAAGTAAAATATTAATATTGTTTTTTGCATTAGTTTACATGGCCATTGAATTAGGTTTCTTCAGCGCCAATATCATCAAATTCATGGAAGGTGGATGGATCACAGTTGTATTGGCTGGTTCTATTGGAGTTTCTATGTATGCATGGTATAATGGAAGATTAATCAAGACAAGATTTATCCAGTTTGTCAAAATAGAAAAATACGTATCCATTCTTAAAGACATGAAACTGGATGAGTCCATTCCAAAATATGCAACCAACTTGGCTTATCTGAGCCGTGCTAAAAGAAATGATGAAGTAGAATCCAAAATTATTTATTCTATCATCAAAAAGCAGCCCAAAAGAGCAGATCATTATTTCATCCTGAGTATAGTAAATCAGGAAGATCCATATACTTTTAAATATACTGTGGATGAAATTCTTCCTGGAACAGTATATAAAATTAACTTCCTGTTAGGATTTAAAGTAGACCGAAGAATCAACGATTATTTCAATATGGTCCTTAAAGATTTAATGGCAGACGGAACCATTCCTTCAAGAAGCAGCCACCCGTCTTTAAGAGCACATGATATACCACCGGATCTGAAATATGTAATTATAGATAATACTTATATCAATGATATACTTTTAACTGTTAAGCAGAAGATTACCCTTAACATTTACAACTTTGTGAAGTATATCGGAAGTGATGACTTTAAGGCCTGGGGAGTGTCTTCGCACAACGTAGAAGTAGAGTCTGCTCCTATTACAGAACTTACTGTTTATGATAATAAAATTGAACAGTCCGGATACTTCCGTCATAACTCTTAA
- a CDS encoding pyruvate dehydrogenase complex E1 component subunit beta has translation MAEYTFREVIAQAMSEEMRKDESIYLMGEEVAEYNGAYKASKGMLDEFGPKRVIDTPIAELGFTGISVGAAMNGNRPIVEFMTFNFSLVGIDQIINNAAKIRQMSGGQWNCPIVFRGPTASAGQLGATHSQAFENWFANCPGLKVVVPSNPYDAKGLLKTAIQDNDPVIFMESEQMYGDKMEIPEEEYYLPIGKADIKKEGKDVTLVSFGKIMKLAMQAAEDMEKEGISVEVIDLRTVRPLDFDTILTSVKKTNRLVILEEAWPFGSVSSEITYMVQQKAFDYLDAPIKRITTPDAPAPYSAALFAEWFPKLEKVKEEIKKAMYVK, from the coding sequence ATGGCAGAATATACTTTTCGTGAGGTAATTGCGCAGGCAATGAGCGAGGAAATGCGTAAAGACGAATCCATTTACCTGATGGGGGAGGAAGTTGCAGAATATAATGGTGCATATAAAGCTTCAAAAGGAATGCTGGATGAATTTGGTCCAAAAAGAGTGATCGATACCCCGATTGCAGAACTTGGATTTACAGGGATTTCTGTAGGAGCTGCAATGAATGGGAACAGACCTATCGTAGAATTTATGACATTCAATTTCTCTTTGGTAGGAATTGACCAGATTATTAATAATGCGGCTAAGATCCGTCAGATGAGTGGTGGACAGTGGAACTGCCCAATTGTTTTCCGTGGGCCTACAGCTTCTGCAGGACAATTAGGAGCTACACACTCTCAGGCTTTTGAAAATTGGTTTGCTAACTGCCCTGGACTTAAAGTGGTAGTACCTTCAAACCCTTATGATGCAAAAGGATTATTGAAAACAGCTATTCAGGATAACGATCCGGTTATTTTCATGGAATCTGAGCAAATGTACGGTGATAAAATGGAAATTCCTGAAGAAGAGTACTATTTACCTATCGGAAAAGCAGATATCAAAAAAGAAGGTAAAGATGTTACTTTAGTTTCTTTCGGTAAGATCATGAAGCTGGCGATGCAGGCAGCTGAAGACATGGAAAAAGAAGGAATTTCAGTTGAAGTTATTGACCTTAGAACTGTTCGTCCTTTAGATTTTGATACAATTTTAACATCAGTTAAAAAAACAAACAGACTGGTAATCTTAGAAGAGGCTTGGCCATTTGGATCGGTATCTTCTGAAATTACTTATATGGTACAGCAGAAAGCATTCGATTATTTAGATGCTCCAATCAAGAGAATTACTACTCCTGATGCACCAGCACCATATTCAGCAGCATTATTTGCAGAATGGTTCCCTAAGCTTGAAAAAGTAAAAGAGGAAATTAAAAAAGCAATGTACGTTAAGTAA